A stretch of the Salvelinus fontinalis isolate EN_2023a chromosome 22, ASM2944872v1, whole genome shotgun sequence genome encodes the following:
- the LOC129820132 gene encoding transformer-2 protein homolog alpha-like: MSDIEDGNFDGRGSRSPSKSDRGSPVRVKSESRSGSASPSRAAKHSESRSRSKSRSHSRRHSNRRYSRSRSPSNRKKSRSYSPEYRKKKSQSESPNRRHTSSRSHDFRKETFGQGAGGDEDARANPDPNQCLGVFGLSLYTTEKDLREVFGRYGPLAGVNVVYDQRTGRSRGFAFVYFKRIDDSKEAMERANGMELDGRRIRVDFSITKRAHTPTPGIYMGRPTQNDGGGGGGGGGERNSGSSGGGRRGRDSYDRYDDRRGGYDRGYDRGYDRGDRGGDRGYDRYDEYDKYSRRRSPSPYYSRYRSRSRSRSYSPRRY, from the exons ATGAGTGACATTGAGGATGGAAACTTCGATGGACGA GGCTCTCGCTCCCCATCCAAATCGGACCGTGGCAGTCCTGTCCGGGTCAAGTCAGAGAGCAGATCCGGCTCCGCAAGCCCATCCAGGGCCGCCAAACACTCAGAGTCTCGGTCCCGCTctaagtccag GTCTCACTCTCGGAGGCACTCCAACCGCAGGTACAGCCGCTCTCGCTCCCCCTCCAACCGGAAGAAGTCCCGTTCCTACAGCCCGGAATACCGGAAGAAGAAGAGCCAGAGCGAGTCACCTAACCGCCGCCATACCAGCAGCAGA AGCCATGACTTCAGAAAAGAGACATTCGGTCAGGGAGCAGGAGGTGATGAGGATGCCAGG GCGAACCCTGACCCCAACCAGTGCCTGGGGGTGTTTGGGCTGAGCCTGTACACCACGGAGAAGGACCTGAGGGAAGTGTTTGGCCGGTATGGCCCGCTGGCCGGGGTTAACGTGGTGTATGACCAGCGCACCGGGCGCTCCCGCGGCTTTGCATTTGTCTACTTCAAGAGGATTGACGACTCCAAGGAG GCGATGGAGCGTGCCAACGGTATGGAGCTGGACGGGAGACGTATCAGAGTGGACTTTTCCATTACCAAGAGGGCCCACACCCCTACGCCTGGCATCTACATGGGCCGACCCACACA aaatgatggtggtggtggtggtggaggtggaggagagcgAAACAGTGGCAgcagtggtggagggaggaggggtcgGGACTCGTACGACCGATACGACGATCGACGGGGCGGCTACGACCGTGGATATGACCGTGGATACGATCGGGGAGACCGAGGTGGAGACCGGGGATATGACAGATATGACGAGTACGACAAGTACAG TCGCAggcgctctccctctccctactacAGTCGATACAGGTCACGTTCCAGGTCTCGCTCATACAGCCCAC GACGATACTAG